From one Mytilus galloprovincialis chromosome 13, xbMytGall1.hap1.1, whole genome shotgun sequence genomic stretch:
- the LOC143055938 gene encoding uncharacterized protein LOC143055938: MATFTLLVAAIVIVMCHADKEVNMGSGSTNCGQKPIIMAKEEKLSIHSKGNAKDGFCSIVLHAMEDTSANCPYRSFCVAVNQMTMSSCSAKIFLTGTSYDVLGIKSKEISCFTNIYGAWCTQSKSLEISVLEDPKTTASNYGFNLTVMSECRQTSSGEFDPVKDSTSKKLDEIEAEMNQNRIIGVVVGISLACMFLIVMFVSYQYYKNKPTYRQQRDC; the protein is encoded by the exons TGAATATGGGCTCTGGATCTACAAATTGTGGACAAAAGCCTATAATCATGGCCAAGGAAGAAAAACTCAGCATTCACTCTAAAGGTAATGCTAAAGATGGTTTTTGTAGCATCGTGCTCCACGCCATGGAGGACACATCAGCAAACTGTCCCTACAGATCTTTCTGTGTGGCTGTAAATCAGATGACAATGTCCTCCTGCTCTGCTAAGATTTTCTTAACAGGAACGTCGTATGATGTACTTGGAATCAAGTCTAAG GAGATTAGTTGTTTCACCAATATTTACGGTGCTTGGTGTACACAATCTAAATCTTTGGAGATCTCTGTGTTAGAGGACCCCAAAACCACAGCTAGTAATTATGGATTTAACCTGACAGTAATGTCCGAATGTAGGCAAACATCCTCAGGAGAATTTGATCCAGTCAAAGATAGTACCA GCAAAAAACTTGACGAGATTGAAGCAGAAATGAACCAGAACAGAATTATAGGCGTGGTCGTTGGTATATCTCTGGCTTGTATGTTCCTAATTGTCATGTTTGTGTCTTACCAATACTACAAGAACAAGCCGACATACAGACAACAACGTGATTGTTAA